A genomic segment from Nodularia sphaerocarpa UHCC 0038 encodes:
- the ftsZ gene encoding cell division protein FtsZ, with protein sequence MTLDNNQGLTYKNSQSVGQHGFPLAVNSTNPFNNSSLNFGNHDSKKMSTENSRIGEIVPGRVANIKVIGVGGGGGNAVNRMIESDVSGVEFWSINTDAQALTLAGAPSRLQIGQKLTRGLGAGGNPAIGQKAAEESRDEIATALEGADLVFITAGMGGGTGTGAAPIVAEVAKEMGALTVGVVTRPFVFEGRRRTSQAEQGIEGLKSRVDTLIIIPNNKLLEVIPEQTPVQEAFRYADDVLRQGVQGISDIITIPGLVNVDFADVRAVMADAGSALMGIGVSSGKSRAREAAIAAISSPLLECSIEGARGVVFNITGGSDLTLHEVNAAAEAIYEVVDPNANIIFGAVIDDRLQGEVRITVIATGFTGEIQVPPQNVANARVPATPKRSTPQPPPPVNPPTPVVEPKEKMGLDIPDFLRNRRTPRN encoded by the coding sequence ATGACACTTGATAATAACCAAGGGCTTACCTATAAAAACTCCCAATCTGTGGGACAGCACGGGTTTCCACTCGCAGTGAACTCCACTAACCCCTTTAACAACTCCTCGCTGAACTTTGGAAACCATGATAGTAAAAAGATGTCTACGGAAAATAGCCGCATTGGTGAGATTGTGCCGGGCCGGGTAGCCAACATCAAAGTAATTGGTGTGGGTGGTGGGGGAGGAAATGCGGTTAACCGCATGATTGAGTCTGATGTCTCAGGAGTAGAGTTTTGGTCAATTAACACTGATGCTCAAGCTTTGACTTTGGCAGGTGCGCCTAGTCGATTGCAAATTGGACAGAAACTCACACGAGGTTTAGGTGCTGGTGGTAATCCTGCTATTGGTCAAAAGGCAGCTGAAGAATCACGAGACGAAATTGCTACGGCTTTAGAAGGTGCTGATTTAGTGTTTATCACTGCGGGGATGGGAGGCGGTACTGGCACAGGTGCAGCCCCGATTGTCGCCGAAGTGGCAAAGGAAATGGGCGCTCTGACTGTGGGTGTTGTTACACGTCCATTTGTGTTTGAAGGCCGCCGCCGCACCAGCCAAGCTGAACAAGGCATTGAAGGGTTAAAAAGTAGAGTAGATACACTGATTATTATCCCCAATAATAAGTTGCTGGAGGTCATACCAGAGCAAACGCCTGTACAAGAAGCTTTTCGCTACGCAGATGATGTGCTGCGTCAAGGTGTACAAGGCATTTCCGATATTATTACCATCCCCGGCTTGGTAAACGTTGACTTTGCTGATGTCAGAGCCGTGATGGCGGATGCGGGATCGGCATTAATGGGGATAGGTGTCAGTTCGGGGAAATCAAGAGCTAGAGAAGCTGCGATCGCCGCTATTTCTTCGCCTTTATTAGAATGTTCTATTGAAGGAGCTAGAGGTGTTGTATTTAATATTACTGGTGGCAGTGATTTGACTTTACATGAAGTGAATGCTGCTGCTGAAGCAATATATGAAGTAGTTGATCCCAATGCCAATATTATTTTTGGCGCGGTGATTGATGACAGGCTCCAAGGTGAGGTGAGAATTACTGTAATTGCGACTGGGTTTACTGGTGAAATACAAGTACCACCCCAAAATGTAGCTAATGCTAGAGTCCCAGCTACTCCCAAACGTTCAACGCCACAACCACCACCACCAGTTAATCCCCCCACACCAGTTGTGGAACCTAAAGAAAAAATGGGCTTGGATATTCCTGACTTTCTGCGAAATCGGCGGACACCACGGAATTAA